The nucleotide sequence ATTTTGGATCAATAATGTTGTATGGCTCGAGAAGCATTTCGTGGGATAATGCACCAGCGCTTATAGACATACTACTGTGAGgacaattttataatataactcataatatatcttttccacataatattaattgcatttattAATAGGTGTGAAATGTTTAAAACGTCATAcattttgggacggagggagcaTGTGTTTTGCTGTCTAAACAAATGAACAATAATTTTCCAGAGCATATTGGGCAAAGCCCAATTGCAATTTCTCATTACAAAGTCTACTTTCACATTCTCAAAACAATCTATCGAGATTGTCTATCCTCTAGCAATTTCATCGACTTTAGCATAGAATCGGACTTTCACAAACCGATTCAAAGATTATTGATCTGAATTCAAATTCAAGAAACAATCCTTTGCTAATTGTATCGTATTATACGGTGCTTAAACTAACCACTGATTCAATAACGTcaggttctctctctctctctctctcgctcTTTCTATTTTTCGATTCATTGATATCTTCTGAGAATTGTAGGGCTATGGTTTTGTTACTGTTTCcaaattgtgttgattttattattaatttattgtttagTTTCAGACACATGAAAATACAGATGAAGGTTTCCATctgaataataaatttgattataattatatatatacatatatctgatttttctcctaatttttttttctttcaataatacGAAACAAGATGAATAGATGAAAAAATTCTTCTCACTGCTGTGTCAAGCCACCATGTCATTCATATGTTTGCGGTGTAGAAGAAAGACCCTAGATAATCAGAAGGACAAATTGACATTATTGCCCTTTGCTTATATTATAGAAAACGTTGGGTTGTGATTGTGATGCAAGAGAAGATACATGGGCTTGAACTTTTTGCTATTTAACATAATGCTActtttaactaattaaaataaatatttgtattttttttaaaggaataaatatttgtatagttttattttttgtttgatcaattgattttatttgaaaatttacacATTTTAATACTagtgataaaaaaatgtaaagaaattagttttttttttttttttttttttgtgtttatcaTGCTTTAAATTCATTGTGATTTGTGGTTAAAGACTCTTACTTTTAAAAAGACCTTAGTATTAATGCATATTTACTATGTTGACTCCCTTGCCTCAAGTATATTAAGTATATTAGGAATTAAGAACTCCTTTCTCTCGTATCTGTCCCACGTGATACTCCCCTTCCTTttctattcatttttaaattcattaataGTGAAAGAAATGGTTTACattgatataaataaatttctattaatttttgggaaatgttaaatAATGTCCTTGGGGCATTAAGGAACAAAATAGAAATTGTGttgaaaagtgataaaaaaaaaatagtcaaatcAACTTGTAAAAAGTTTACAAGTTGTTATTTTCAATGTAAAGCTACTAATTGTGTTTACTTTAACCATTGCCTTGAAGGCATTGGTTATAAagatccttaatttttttagtatgtcttttttttgtcaggtagtctaGTTGTTAGAATTCACTTTATAGAATGAATAAGTGGAGtctttggggttcgaacctcaacccctgcatataataatgcattgtcctatcaactgagctattTCAGGAGACATTTTTTTAGTATGCCTTTATATGGTAGCATTTgaccaatattttattattgggCATTAATTAGTATTTATCCCATTTAACTTCCttgggtttttattttatttttgttctaccATTATTATTGAGAAATTAAAGTCTTTCTTGAATCTATTTAATTcccatgtaaccaaaaaaaataatatatttaattccCTTAGAAGGTCCATGCAGCCAGGTCCCTAAAAAACATCTTTTGCTAGCCTTGCCAAATACTAGAATAAATACTGGCTCTCTTCCTCGACAAAAGTTTGTGAcatacaaaaatacaacacaAACCAAACCACTCTCATAATCTTTTTGATCCattcaaaatatttgatttgttcTCCAACTATATCTATTTAACGATCTTTCTAAAAATATGTCTTTGTTTCTTCGTACTTGTAAGATTTCCTTGGAGTAAGTGTATTGAGCTAGAAAGTAAAGCACTTTAAGGTAAGAGTTTTTTCCTCATACATCCATACTAAGTGCTAAGATTATGTTTTGAAATAGTTGTAGAAATTCTTGTCatttgaaagaataaaaaatataataataattaaaatatatatttattaaagtttggatttatttatgaaatttatatatGAGAATATGGTATTGATTTGTATTATGTTTTATATGCTTCGTGGTGTTTGTGAATAAAAAGATATAATTTGTGTAAGATTTAATTGTGTGGTTGCCTTAGTGTCTGagttttattttgcattttcctAGCATATGCATAGCATGTGTGGCTTGTTTCATTATCATGACATTTGCATAGCCTTTGTGGCTCGTTTTAACCGATGTGGCTCGTTTAGCCTGTGTGGTTCGTTTATATCCGGATCATGTATTACTTAAAAGCATAACATGCATCTTATGCATAATTTAATTTGAgttctttttcataaaatatgGCTTGAgtgtgtttttatttctttttgatcGAAAAGTTTTTATACTGTCTATTTTAAGACATTGTTTATTTCTTGTCCTTTGAGtatgaaccaatttggataagAAAATTGACCCTTACATTAATATAATGTTGTAGGTACCAAAGATAAAATATGAAGCTCGATGTGTGATGAAACGTTTATGGGGCAAATTGGGTTAtcaatgaaaaagaaactaatttttattaatttgtaattgtaacttttaacatatttttaaactctattatttctttcattgGGAATAATAAATCTTACGGAGTAATTttctattgatttattttttaaagttcaTCTTTCTATTAGTTTCGTTCAaacattttgttaaaaaaatatagtctcatattttctaaagaaattaataatttttaattaacgTCTTGGATGAAAATCCAGGGTGTTACATCTTCTTGAAAGCTCTAAACGTTGGCTTGAAAGTTAGTGTTAGCGTTAGTTCGCCAATAGAGCTCGTTTAGTTCAATGTTTATGAAGGCTTACATTTCGTAGGCGAGGCAAAAAGGTGACTCATCGGTGGTCAAGTGAGCGGTCGTTCGATAAGCCTATAGGACTATATGAAGTTCTTCCGCTCAGTTAGTTTTGGCTTCGTCTAACCTTATGTGTATCTTGCAAAGGATTACTTTGTTCGTTGATTCTACTTGCATGTTTGCTTAAGGGTGTTCGACATAAGTAAAGTTGTGTTTGATATTCAAGTTTCTTAGATGGTCTTGAAACCTGCGATCGGTAAACTTAATTTCGTTGTCAGAGATCACGAGGGTCGGTACTTCGAACCTTGTTAGGATGTTTCTCTTGAAGAAACGTAGTACGTTTTTCGATTTGATCTTCGTGAGGGGTTCAGCTTTGATCCATTTTGTGGAGTAGTCCACTGCTACCACCAAATCTTTTATCTGTTTGCAGATAAGTAAGCAGTGGTTAGGATTCTTTAAtcctcaatatttattttgttggatttaaATAACAGTCATGTAGAGTTTAGTTATCTTAagtagactatacaagtgatgaggaTGTTGGGACATTCTAACGTAGTCAGTTGTCAAGTTACACCTGTTGATCGCACGGAGATCCTTACGTGCGGGGTCTTGCTAATTCAatggtaattgaaacataaacttaaattggtGTTCCTAGGTTTCCAAAGGCAATAAAGGCCAACGTTCTCTGAAGGTCTtaccatctatgaatcttaggacactctTAGCACACTACAAACGGGCAGCCCAATCAGCATCTACCTTACCTAGAGGTCGAGGATAATGATATCAATATGTACACTCCCTTTGGTGCTTGTTTCCCTAATTAATAACTAGTTACATCCTAGGTTCAGTAGATTTTACTCGGTATTAGTAATGTAAACTTCTAAGTACTTACTACCAGGGTCAAGTCGCTTTCAGTATCTTTCGTCCAGTTACTAATCACTTACTTCCTATATAGATAGATATTAGTATGCGGAtttaaatatcaagatataagcatccaGAAAGTAACATCAATATTAGGCTctgtcacaacctaagtacctaatACAGGGTCGCACTTCCccaaattaaattaatcataACAAAACTTAATAGCGAACAGAAAACATACTAAAATAAacgacattaaattaaataattatcgaACAAAACAAtgagaggttcatcttagaacccaaGCCTATAAATGAacgatattaaattaaataattatcaaacaaaacaatgagaggttcatcttagaaccctagCCTATAAATATCTAGTTACACATGATAACTaagacaaaaaacaaaaagatgacAACATACTCTAAAAAAGATATGAGAAGATAGAGCTCCTCCTTGGCTTCTAGAATCGCCTTCCTCTTGAAGTGTTCTAGTTCGTAATGAGAAATTGTGAATGATAAAGgcgatatttatagggaaagtTTCCACCTAACTTGGGCTAAAATTATGGGCTTTCAAAGGCGAAAAAGTTACAAAAAGTGACTTTTTTCGCAAGTAATGGGGCGCCTAGCGCCTAGACCATGCGCCAGACACATGTTCCTTGGAAGTATAGGCGCTAGCGCCTACTTCCATGCGCGTGGGAGCTTTTGTGCTGCTTCTGGGCGCCTAGCGCCCCCCTCTGTGCGCCTGGGCACTTCAGTGCATTTTCGATGTTGCAATGCCAGTTTTCTTCGCCTGTTGAGGTGTTTTCTTCAAAGTAAAATGTACTGGAACTTGAGAACAAAATTCCTCCCTTTGTAAATTCTTCTGAGGCCTATTGAATATTCATTCTTCATTTTGCCAGGGTCCACATAAATCTTCGGATGTCTTTTCCTTTccaatttgcatgatttcttcataGGTTTTcacatctatgaatcttagaagtacctagcacactttctctttcgATAGTTCTACAAACAGTCAACCCTATCagcgtctaccttaccaaggtGTGAGAAAAATGGATTTATTGGGTTGCTTTAAGTCGTAAAGTcacttgtttccttaattactaaCTAGTTACATCCTGATTTCAGCAAATTTTACTAAATAATAATTatgtcacctcctaagtacttactaTCACGATCCACTCGCTTTCGGTTTCTTTCGCTAGTTACTAACTAATTACTTCCTCATTAGAcagatataaatatcaaaatataaatatcaatattaggCCTTATCACTACTAAGTGCCTAAATCAGGGTAGCGCCCCATAGGAGACAAATCTTACGcactatattaaaaataaatagcaAACATAAAATAACTGAATAAACGACTTTAGATTaaataagggtcttgttaacgagtgcctccggggcactctttaagcatactatattaagtaattattttttcaaaatgtcaaagttttcaatttccaatgcactgattacacaaactttcataaaaaaagttaCCATTTAAGCCCCTTAAGTAGTGCCCCgagggcactagttaacattttcaattaaataattatccaacaaataaaatagaggttcatcttagaaacctaacctaaaaagatttagttatccatggtaactaaaaacaaattacaaaagaaataaagcaTACCCTAGAACAATATGGAGTAAGGAGAGAGAAACTCCTCCCTAGAAGCTCCTAGTGATCGCCTTCGTCTTGAATCGCTTCGCTCTGAACGATAAAATAGTGATGAGGAAGACAATATTTATAGGGGAACTTTCCACCTGATATTGGGGCAAAAACACGGGCTTTCTTCACAAAAAGTCACAAAACAGCGTCTTACGCCGCAAGGCACAAGCACCTATAGCCATTCGACAGGCACATGTGTGTAGCATGCCAGCACCAGGAGCCTCCTTTTCATGTGCCAGGCACCCCAGTGGAGGTTTATGGGTGCATGGGCCCCTCTTGTGCGATGCACGCATGAGTGTGTCGTCCGGTGCTGAAAACACATGTTTCTTCACCTTTTTAAGTGTTTACTTCAATGTAAGATGTCTTGGAACTTGGGAACAAAAATACTCCCTTTGTAAAGTCTTCtaaggcctcttgaatcttcattcttcatcttcccaAGGAATTCACAAATCTTTATATGTCTTGCTTTAATGATATGCATGATTTCTTCATGAATTACATCAAGAACatcctaaaattgctatgtttttggaagaacaaaattacatattcaattatagaaaacattacaaatgtccCTAAATCATGGGAAATTGCTCTAATACTCATCTGTTATGCTGGTAAAACATGctgaaaatgattgaaaaacatgctaagaataacgtaagataatctgtcatcacaaccccaaatttaaattgttgcttgtcttcaagtaacaaaagaaaaacatattttattctttgaattttttttttccaggaAAAACATACATTTCCAAACTTGTGTTCAGAACATCATTCATCACAATCACAACATTTACAAACTTATCTCATTACACTCAAGCGGGACATACTTGAAGAAGATAACTCATGCTCAACCACACTCTTTTCCATGATACACGCATGTATCTTTTAAAGTCAATATGGCTGATCACGACATTTTCCCACTCCAGTCGTCACATCAATGTACCTTGctataaatttgaaacaattctAAATAGAcagtcaaaatcaatttatataCACACTTTGAGGACTTTAAGGGTTATAACATGGCTTAGTTTAAGGGTAGATATATTTGGAAAAATAGGCTAACAAAGAAACCTTGGAGTTAGATTATCAACCTAGGGATTCCTACTAAACATTAATGCCAACCTTCCTTCCTCGAATTAAACAAGATGGGTACTAAGTAtaactatttatctttttctttcaacataaataaacatttttttgaagagatCAAAATTTTTGATGTTCTTCGCTTTttagttttatctttttttctattttttttgtagagCCATGAtaatctacatttttttttataaataagttctACTAGTaccccaccccaaacttaaaatgTTTCTAATTCAAAAGAGTAATCCCAAACTTAGCTTCAAATCATACCAagtcataataataatctatCTAACTCCATGAGAAATCAAACAAATTGCATTTAAGGTTCAGGGTTGTGACATGATTCTTCACTTAATAACAACAAAAGATATTGCATCTAGAGTCTCAAAGTGGTTTCACAAAGtataataagaatataaaagGATGACTTAAAAAGCTCAAGGTACCAAAGAAAAAATTGCCTCGTGTAAATATAGCCATGTTGCACGGCAAAAGTTAtcatgcataaggaaatccttatgcaccgtgcataaacacttcacaaccatcaAATCTAATGTACACGTGTAATAATCCAAGACTTCTTAAACTACACCAAATCAAGGAATAAAGGAAAGAGGTATATcttcatttttacaaaaaaaaacctctCACTGAAAATGTTTTCGtcacttctctctctaggaCATTCAAACCAACGCGACCTTATATCTTCTTCTCCAGCAAGAATTGCTTTTTCGGCGCAGTGGCCGGTGATGGCACCACCGCGTCGAAACTCAAAACTCCGTcgtttcaaaaacaaattatatattcaacaatCCTTTTCTTCCTACTTCtcatttttgaaattgtttttcaaaGACAAACAGTAAACAAGCGTAGATCTAAAGATTAAGATATGAACAGAAAAACTTTCTACCTCCTTCTCTTTGATCAGTTCAATTCTTGATGGGACGAAACAGTGTTTGAGCTTAGTGATTTTGGTGGCTTTGTAGTGAAAACTCAAAATGAATTGCTGAAAAATGAATTTACTATTCAAGAAGAAGACACCGCCGGTGGAGATTTTGGTGGTTTTGGAGTAGAACTCACATAAACCATTTCCAAAGcataatggttttggagtacaactcacagaaaccatttccacaacaaaatgattttggagtacaactcacagaaaccatttctttCCTCCTCCTCCAATTGTGTCAGTCCAAAACTGAATGATGGCAATGGCTCTAGGTCCTTAGTTTTTTTCACCTGTTGGAAActattaagtacatctaatgattttggagtacaactcacagaaaccattttcaCATCAAAATGGTTTTTGCATAATTTGATACAAAACATATAAGGACATTTGTGATTGTCATTGAACCAAATCAACACTCTGAAACAATTTCCAACTAACATATACAATTTTGATtgacggtgatgatgatgaatgacggtggtgatgatgatgatgatgtcggtatggtgatgatgatggtgaatgACGACGATGATGGTGAACGACGGTGTtgatgagattgaagattccggtggtgatgatgatgaacgacggtgATGATTCAGTTTGTTTCCGCCTTTGGTTCGTTTTGTTTGGTCCTGCGTTTGATTTCCTttgggggtgtaggaagcaattatgttggacTACCGGTTAATGGGCAGGGATTTATGCACGAtacataaggaaatccttatgcatgATAACCGCACCCATGTTACACAGCCGTATAATATTTCTCTTTAACTACttgagaaaaaaatttagagggatTTCCTTACCCATGTTACATGCTTGATAGTGATctcccatttttttttatttgcaagcTTTTCTATTTATCCAATCATCCTTTCACACTAAAATTTAGAGGGAGatagaaataaattttgaaagGAGAAAATAAATAGGAGATCTCAGTTAAAAAAGATGCAAGTGGTGGTCGCAAAAAGATATAATGTTTTGTTGCATGACTTTTCCACTTCACACACGAGAAACACCCCTAAAATTGTAAGCTTGTGCACTTTTCCGTTTTAAATCGAGATTTTAACCACCATACCTGGTAGAATCTAAAAAAAGTAAACATTGACAGTATCTAAGTGATAACGATAAACTACGAAAAAATGAACTCTTGCTTTCATAATAAGTTCTCTAAATTCATAATGAAGTCCATGGTGGCTTTATTTTGCAATACAATTGCATGGTACTCAATCACAAGGATTAGATGTATGTGTTTTAACTGCACGCTTGTGCAGTCCCAACAAACATCGAAATTCTTGTATCACCACTGTGACCAAAATCCGTTAGACTTGCAATACAAGTAATTCCAAAGACGAGACACTCATAGTTCATGTATCTAGAAGGAGCATTATTCAAAATTGAGGCTACTACTTCTATAGACAAAAATAAAGCAGCTTAAGAGAGGCAAGAGTAAGCCAAATTCTTTTCCTCGGACAGCTCTTCGGCTGTCAAGTCCAACTTCTTCCTTGAAAACTCATCAATTGAAAGTCCTggataataaaaaaagtgaagaaaTTGTTAACACTACAAAATTTAACTAAAATTTATCAGTCAGATcattaaaaaatgtttctttaaTTATCACCATGTCTAAAGTCACATATGATTCATTGCGATTAGTTGATAGCGTAAAAgagtatataattaaaaaaaggcactttttttataatgaaagcactaaaaaaacttttttccaGAAAATGTCAAAGActacaaattaattttaagcactagaaaaaagaatataaactGGTCCGTAATTTCAATTCCATTAGAAAAGCACCCCACCAGGGAGTATGAGGATTGTAAAATCAAGTATATAGCGAATAATAAACACCAGCAAATTATGCATGGGTATATATAGTAGGTAAGTTGAAAACTACAAGAGGATTAGCACATAACAAAAACCGACAACTTAAGCATGAGGGTGTTTTAACACTTATGATTGTGATGGATGTTATggtttgtaaaaacaaaaaaggtctTTTTCTACCGAGTAAAGTGAACATGCACGGGTGTTTTACCAGTTATCAACAAACACCAAAAACTGAGGGGAAACGATTCACCTTTTAAGATTCAATATGCAATAAAGTGATTAAAACTTACCTTGAACTATTTTCCATTCACCATTGGCACAGGTAACAGGGAATGAATAGATCAATCCAGATGGTACATTGTAGGAACCGTCAGAATACACTCCCATTGAAACGAAGGTACCCTAACATTAcaatggaaaagaaaataagCCGGTCTGGAAGCAAATACAGAAGAATCATAagtaaagaaaaatcaaaatgtagCCAACCTGGGGAGTTCCAAGAACCCAATCGCGAATGTGGTCACAGGCAGCACTAGCAGCAGATAGAGCACTTGAAAGCTTTCTAGCCTTAATAATTGCAGCACCACGTTGTTGAACAGTGGAAATGAATTCTCCATTCAACCTAAATAGAGAAAAGTTGAAACACTTCAATatacaaataattttgaatttttttttgctaaagatCATACTCCCCCAGTTCCTTTTTAACTGTTGTTTTTGTAGAGAATTTGTTTCTATTTACATGTCAAAATTGAATGCAATATGAACTATTCTTTTGCAAATAATACCCTTCACTATTTATGGCAGAGAGTAATAGGTGAAACGAAATCGTAAAAAATTAAGGATGgtatagtaaaaaaaacataatttcatcaaaagtaacaaaatttaatgtttttcttgttatgtgTAAATATCTATAAAACGTCTAAAAATGAATGGAGGAAGTGAGTTTAAAGTGTTTGTGATATACCATGCATCATCGGAAACAAGTTCGCGGACAGGCTTCTCCCCAGCTGGGGTGTTAACAGTTGCATGGTTGACATCAGGATACTGGGTTGATGAATGATTACCCCAGATTATGACATTCTTTACATCAGAAACTTGAACATTCAATCTTTCAGAAATTTGTCCCAAAGCCCTATTGTGATCCAGTCTAGTCAAACAAGAAATGTTTCTTTCTGGAATAGATGGAGCGAATTCCTTCAAGATCAATGCATTGGTATTTGCTGGGTTAGCAACAACCAGAACCTGCAAGATAATGCAAAGCCTTCtgtaaattttccaaaaaaacgCATACAATACAACTAAACTGCttgttttcaaataaaaaggtactcaattcatgaataaaattagACTCCTTGGCAATGAAATCACGTGGACTTCATCATATGGAATACCCTTGCACAAATATGAATAAAGTGGAGTGTTTTCCCAAGCACCTAAATTCATCTGAACATTTGAATCTCCTAAACCTCAAAGAGGCAAAAGTTTGGCATATAGATAGAAGAATTTAGATACAACTGCATACACTGCAACTCCAAATGTCTTCATTGTGAAAActaacaaataaaatcaatatatacAATCATATTTCATAGTCTTTATATCCAGCATAGTCTCAAACAAACCGATACAACAACCAAGTTTTTTGCCACTAAATGGGGTCAGCAACATGGATACATCCATAGTGTTTTGTCGTGAATACATTCATAGTGTTATATAGTAGAAGAATCTCAgactaataatttttaattaacagACAACTAACATGTGCCAAAGAATAACAgtttattaaaaacaaagaaaaaagggaAGAACACCaaatacatgtatatatttgacatGATAATAGTATTTTAAATAAGGTCAGACTGGCTGGTTCAATTGGTCTGACTGAGAGCCTATCACATAATCAATATGAACCACTAATTGTATAGAAAATGCATACAAAAGGGTAAAAACTTGTTCTACATGACCAATTTAGTAGTACCGCAGGTTC is from Medicago truncatula cultivar Jemalong A17 chromosome 1, MtrunA17r5.0-ANR, whole genome shotgun sequence and encodes:
- the LOC11430390 gene encoding malate dehydrogenase, cytoplasmic; translation: MAKDPVRVLVTGAAGQIGYALVPMIARGVMLGPDQPVILHMLDIAPAAESLNGVKMELVDAAFPLLKGVVATTDVVEACTGVNIAVMVGGFPRKEGMERKDVMSKNVSIYKSQASALEKHAAANCKVLVVANPANTNALILKEFAPSIPERNISCLTRLDHNRALGQISERLNVQVSDVKNVIIWGNHSSTQYPDVNHATVNTPAGEKPVRELVSDDAWLNGEFISTVQQRGAAIIKARKLSSALSAASAACDHIRDWVLGTPQGTFVSMGVYSDGSYNVPSGLIYSFPVTCANGEWKIVQGLSIDEFSRKKLDLTAEELSEEKNLAYSCLS